Within the Molothrus aeneus isolate 106 chromosome 1, BPBGC_Maene_1.0, whole genome shotgun sequence genome, the region ACATTACCTTTTTATTGTGCAGCTTTGATAACACGGAGTATTTACTCACAACTGTTTATAATGTTGTGAATAATTTATGGTGCTAAGGTTTGTCTGTAACTTGTTTTCCAATCATTGAGCTAAAATCCacactacatttttttttcatttaatagaACAACTGTCCACATAGCAgctacaaatatttaaataaaaaaaggtttgttACTGACAGGTACTTGCACATGAAAAGCATGCTATCTTTCCCAATAAAACTTCACAATTTTGCCTGCATTGAAAGAAAACACTTATTCATAGTAAAACAAaacttgcttaaaaaaaaaaaaacaaaacaaaaggaaaaaggaaaaagaaaaatcacatagCCAGATGTATTTTGCAGTACAAAAGCTTCATTTAGGTTTGGGGCTAGTATATTGTCTGTTACCCGCATAATCTTAACATTATAAATACTACAGACAAGGATACTGTAATAATACACAGCATTGGGGTACTAAATCACTTATTTAAGATTAAGATTCCTAAAAACATAGTCCAAGTTGCTAACTAATTTGaacaaaaaccagcaaataagTGTGACAGAATACCGTAATGAAGCCCCCCTTTCTCAGGTGATAGTAAGTTGTGTAAGAAGCAAAGTGAATGTAGACTAGCCTCTTTCTGTTTCTAATGAAGTTATCCCATaactggtttgtttgtttgttttctgttaaattAAAAGGTTTCAAAGTTCTCAGTAACAGTCAAACTCACTGTTGAAAGAAGTACCATGCAGATCTTGCAAGACAACTTTTCAGCAGCCACAAAAAGTTATGTATTTCTGCTATGGGTAAAATTTTAAAGGGAACCTATGCATTTAGGTCAGGAAACTAATGCTTAGCTTCAAAAGCTGTACATGGAACAGGACAAGTGTTGTGTCGAGTAGAGGTCCAACAGTTATTCAGAATGAATGCTTTTAATTTATGCCAATCTCTTTATTATCCTCAATAAATCTGGTGAATGGACGACTGGCTCCCGTCTCAGAACTTGCTTTGTCCAGACTGACAATGGGAGGGCTGCTGCCCGTGCGAGCTTTGTCCATGCCACTGGTAAGGTTACTTAGAGGCGGGATGGCGCCTCCGCCTAGACTTACTGGGAGCTGAGGAATGCCTCCGTTCTGTATGACAGAAATCTCATTGTTCTTCATAGCAAGTCCATTAGTGATAGCTGCAGCATATTGGTTCCAAAAATTGGGGTCAACATTCATGGCCCGAGCTGCCAAATCCTTCTGGAACATCTCAGAGAACTTGAGAGCGTCTCCACCGAGCAAAGCCATGGGGTTTTCCACAGAGAGGCGTCGGCCACGGCGTGCAGGGGCGTTATTCCACATGTGAGTCCCCATGTGAACCTGCAGAGCgaacagggaagagaagcacCCCCAAGTTAGCACATTCTGGTGAGGTGTCTAGCCTGAAATGCTGTTACTTAGAGTAGTACTTGTTTTTATAACAAAATGCCCTTTAAttcacattgaaaaaaaaaaataacttcagtaAGGACACAGTTCTAAGTTCCAGTCAACCCACACAAGGAAAACCCAGATCCATGGTAGTTTTTCAATGTGCATTTGCTTCTTCTCAGTGAAAACAAACAGCGCTGCAAGATTTAAGGGTACATACTCTCTTGGGTTCGACAATGTCACATGCAAACTGGAAGTCCTCACATGCTGAAGATTACCAAGAGCATTACTCATACTAGGAGATGGgtggtttttcccttttccttttttcatcctgtctgttttcatgttttatcTCATCATAGAAGCACTGATTAATTTGCTaaatttagtatttttaaaaagagcatttaaaatgtcttccccaggctgagtCCTGATGGTTAACCAAATGGCAGGAATAGGAGCGACCAGTCCTGTAGTAACCCATTGTAAATCTGTGAGAAACAGCCTTCTGCTCTGCAACGGCTGCAAAGTggaatagaaaatagaaattgGGGAGGCACCCAACGAGCTGAACAAGCCCTGTATTCCTGGTTTATagaaggttattttgctttgatGGTCCATAAGAACTCTCAGAACATGTCCACCAGCTGACTGGGTGTGCCATCACATCAGTCAGAACTACAACATGCCTGCATGTACAGTTGGAACCAGTTTTAAAGTTCGCATAGTTGCACAGCCACTTTGCAGTCCTTATCTTCTACACAGTGAAAGCATAACGACCACCTCCATACAGCAAGCATTTCCTTGAAGCTCCCTTCTCACCTGTCTTTGGGACAAACACTTACCCCTAAAACTTGCTGACTTCAAGAGCAGTGCTCTTtaacccccccctccccaagcCTTTACAATTTCATGTGGCCTCTTACCTTAAGATTCCCCTTTGTGGTAAAAGCTCTACCACAGATTGTGCAACCAAACGGTTTTTCACCAGTATGGGTGCGCTCGTGTATCTGCAGTGCACTTGCTGAGGAGAAGGTCTTCCCGCACGACTGACAGTTGTGCTGCTTGGGAGTCCGGCGAGGGGGGGGTGCCAGCATAGGGGTGATCCCCGGACTCATCACTGTCTGTGGTGCAGCAGGAACCTGGATTCCAGCTGGAAGCGAGGGAACCTCACCCAAAGAGATCGGCTTGCTGTGACCATTCACTTCCATTTTGATCATGGTAGGTGCTGTACTGGTGACCAGGCTAGGAGTACTTTGGCTGGGACCTAGAGTAAAGTTGGGTTCAAATAACTGAGAAGGCAGCTCTTTTAATTTGTGCGTCAGTAAGTGCTGTTTTAAATTACCCATAGTGGAACACCCACGACTGCAGACTGTACAAACAAATGGACGTTCTTTAGTATGGCTGCGGTAGTGAATTTCCAATGCACTCTTACAAGCAAAAGGCTTGCCACAGATATTACAAACAGTACTTTTAAACTTACCACGTTCTCTGTTCAGGAACAGCAGACTAAAAGGAGCCTCCTCTTTGATGACTGGTCTTCCCGGGTTGGTGGATGTCAGGTCTAATGCGCCTCCATTTTCATTTGTGGGTGGTGGACTGTCtggtttttctgtctttaattGTATTTCTTGTGGCTCTTCCTGGTTACTGAGACCGGGGGACTTTGATCTGAAACTTTCACTATTGCTATTCACAGGAGacaaagcttgcatggaggaaGAAGACTCTGACattgcagggctgcctgcactCTGGCTCTCAAGATCACCAACAGCTGATGAGGAGTCATTGCTCAAATGGTCACTTTCCCCTGATCCATTTTCTATGGATTTTAAACTGGTCAGCTGCTGACAGTTCATGACAGAATCTATCATTTTCATTTGATTCTCCAAAGCAGCAATACTGGAGATCACAGAAGGTGGTGAAGAAGGACATGACCCAGAGTATGAGATAAGGGGTTTGGATGAATCACTTGCCGTGTCCTTTAGTTCCGGGTCCTCTTCCATAGAATTTTCATCAATGTCATCATCGAAGTTGCTCAGTGTGTCAACATTCTTCTCGTCATAGGAAAGCTCTGAGTCCATGGCATCCTGGAAACCCTCTGGTAGTGGCGTGTTCGGAATTTGCCCACCCATATGCATTCGAATGTGCTGCTGAAGAACGACTGCGTTTGTAAATTTCTTCTGACAAATGGGACACGAGTGCTGTACTCTAAGTGGTGGCTTTGCTCGATGAACTCCAAAATGTGTTTTTAGATTGCCTTTTGTAGTAAAGGCACGTCCacaaattttgcatttaaatggTCTTTCTCCTGTATGTGTTCTGTAATGCATCTTGAGAGCGCTCTGACAACTAAGCACACGGTGACAAATGACACATTGATTTGGATCTGTCATCTTCTTATCAATGTTCTCCACTAGCTGTTGTAGTTTTGAGGTTTCTGATGTTTGCATAGAGTCTAGCAGACCACCAAATGGAAACTTTGCCTTAAACTGGTCCGACACTGCTGGAAGCACAGGGTTTGGGAGGCTTGTTGCAACACTGCTGTCTGTAACCACTGTGGGAATTGAAGATGTGGCAGCTGCAGAAACTTGCCCACCTGCAGAAAGGTCCCCAAGCCGTGTGCTCGTGGGAGGCAGAGTGACAGGTTCTGCCTTGGTCAGAGATGAGCCACTCTGAATGGGCTGTGGGgattcagcagctgctggaacgCCCGACTCAGAAGTGTTGAGGCTCGGGGATAGAGAAGTGCATTCACTGGAGGCGGGAGAAGGCCTCTGGGGTGACCTGCTCATAGGAGTGATGCTTGGAGAGTCTCCGTAACTGTTCACACCAGGAATAGTGGGGGGAAGCTGGAGCCCGATGGAAGTCGGGACGGTTGGTAAAACAGGTTTACTGTCTAACCACGTTGTGACCGGCTTCTCAGGGGGCAGGGACATCCCATATGGGATTCCAGAGCAGGTGGGCACATTATCGAGGTATTCTGGAACAGGATAAGGATTCATCTGAATATGAGGGTATTTCTCTTTATGCCTCTGAAAATGAACTTTCAGGTTGCCCTTTGTGGAAAAGCGGTTTCCACATATGTTACACTTAAAAGGTCTTTCGCCTGTATGCGAGCGGAGGTGAATCTGTAAAGCACTGTCACTTCCAAAGACCTTGGCACAAAATCGGCATTTATGTTTGAAAAAGGGATCCTCGGAGCTTGACTTGGGTTCAAACACTGACACATTTGGTGGCTTTCCTTTGCGGTGCTTCATAAGGGCAGACAAAGGATCGAGCGCGTTAGCAGTTGCGGCAATGCTAACCAGCGGATTGGGGAAGATCACACTATTTGATGAAGTCTGAGGTAGAAGTGGGTTTGGCAGGCTGGATACTGAGGTGAGGCTTCCATGTCCTATTGAAGGTGGAGTCGAAGCGTTCTGGGGCTGTGAAGCACTGTTAAGAGCATTTGACACAGAAACGGGAGTTATGGACGTAATCGCGTTCGAGGAGGAAGGTACACCTGATTCAGGCAGGGCAGAAGAGCCACTACTGGATATATTGGGTGTACTTGTTCCGGATGTAGGTCTCGAGATGTGCTGAGAGCCGTCAAAGGCAGTGGGCTGACCAGTAGTGGCCTGCCCCACAATGGCAGAAGGAATGACTGCAGTGAGCTGGACGGCGGCGCTGGTGGCAAACCCTTGCAGCTGGTTGGAAGCCTGTCCGGGACCAGCCTGCGCAGCCACGATCTGGCTGAGGGATGGTCGCAGGGGCTGGCGGTTCATCATTGCCACCTGACTGCGGATCTGCTCAatcagctggagctggtggatctgctgctgctgcagggccatgAGCTGCTCCAGAATCATGGGGATGGCCACAGCCGTCACCCCGCTGCTGATGCTCGCAGAAGCAGTGGCCCGCGCGCTCTGCGAGAACTGCGCGACTGCCACTTTCGTGCTCAGCAGAGTCTCTAGCGTGACATTGGTGTTTGGCATGTTATAGCTTGTCACGGAAGATGGTTCAGGGATCTGAGGTAGAGGAGTAGCTGTGTTTGAGGTGCTTTTATTCTGGAAACTTTTCTCTGCAGAAGTTTCTACCTCCATTggctcttcttccttttccgTGTTTTTTACCTCAGAGCTGTCATTGTTTTCTGCCTGGACGCCTTCTTCAGCAGCTTCACTCTCTGCCTGGTCACTGGGAGAGCTGGCGGGAGAGGGATCAGGGAATTCCTCAGCAGGAGGTGGAGCTGGTTCATCTTCATTGACAATCAGCACCAGGGGGTTTTTAGTGCAGCTCTTCTTGTGCTCCAGGAAGTCCGTCCACTTGAAGAACTCGGCGCAGCACTTCTCACAGACATTGGTTTCTTCGCTTCCACTCCTGCTCTCGTTCCCACTATCACCATCATCTGCTCCTTCTCCCGGGACTGCTAGAAAATCAAAAGATTGTATCAGCCAATGACTTGTGAGACAACTCTCcctacatttaaaaattttgcaCATAagtaaaatcaatattttttattttgtacaaATTGCCCCACTTCAACATGTCTGAGGTCCCAGCGTGTGTATTCTATGACTCTTTCTACCTAGCTAATCATTTTCTTGGCACAATCCATCAAATTATGAGGTGCTATCAATTGTGGATACTGCTTCTTAATGAAATTCCATAGAAGCCATTGATTTCCAATATTTTAATACAATTCACAGCACCTTGTCTGTTGGGTACAAAGCAAGCTTTCGATGGACTCATTAGGATTCCCCTTTACCATCAAGCTTCCTTATTTCCAGCAAAATTAGAGATGCCTTTGCCAGTTCACTTAACATTGCTAAACTAATCTGTAACCTTTCAAACTCAAATCAGCACCTGACAGGACAAACTGGGCCTCTGTTACTCAAGTGTGGTCCTGGACTACCTAGATTTATTATCTTTATACAGTGTTGAGACACCATGAATTTAATGTAAGTCTGTATAACCTTTTAAATCAATAAGCATTTATTTAACTTAAGAATTTTCAATGAAATGAATTCAGTTATAAAAATAACAAGGGTGTGTAAGCACTTCTAGCATTTTGACTCAGAAGAGGAACATAAACTAGCATTATGTCTTTTTGCACTTGGCTTGTAAATGCTGTTAAATGCTGCTGAAATGAGCTGCTCTGTGATACATAAACTGGATGCCCTATATCCTAGCCATAAAATATTGTTAATACTTAATACTTAATTAATTGGTTCTGTCAGATGCAATATTTCTCTAGCAAAAAACCACATTAAATTACATGTTATTGCCATTAGCCAATAGAGTTCATTTAAGGCAAAGGAGAGGTTTATTAACAAACTAGATATTATATGTTTAAAGTTCATTTGCATTGACATGTTTAACATGAGAACATCAATGTTGTAGTCAGGCACACTTTTTGTACCTATTTTCATCTCTCCTCATAGAAAGACTCAACAAATTATATGCTTGTGCCATAGTGGAAAACCCACTAATTGGTTACACATGTTTAATTACTGTTGTAGGCAGCTACTTC harbors:
- the SALL3 gene encoding sal-like protein 3 isoform X2, giving the protein MSRRKQAKPQHLKSDEELQAEVVSEHVPGEGADDGDSGNESRSGSEETNVCEKCCAEFFKWTDFLEHKKSCTKNPLVLIVNEDEPAPPPAEEFPDPSPASSPSDQAESEAAEEGVQAENNDSSEVKNTEKEEEPMEVETSAEKSFQNKSTSNTATPLPQIPEPSSVTSYNMPNTNVTLETLLSTKVAVAQFSQSARATASASISSGVTAVAIPMILEQLMALQQQQIHQLQLIEQIRSQVAMMNRQPLRPSLSQIVAAQAGPGQASNQLQGFATSAAVQLTAVIPSAIVGQATTGQPTAFDGSQHISRPTSGTSTPNISSSGSSALPESGVPSSSNAITSITPVSVSNALNSASQPQNASTPPSIGHGSLTSVSSLPNPLLPQTSSNSVIFPNPLVSIAATANALDPLSALMKHRKGKPPNVSVFEPKSSSEDPFFKHKCRFCAKVFGSDSALQIHLRSHTGERPFKCNICGNRFSTKGNLKVHFQRHKEKYPHIQMNPYPVPEYLDNVPTCSGIPYGMSLPPEKPVTTWLDSKPVLPTVPTSIGLQLPPTIPGVNSYGDSPSITPMSRSPQRPSPASSECTSLSPSLNTSESGVPAAAESPQPIQSGSSLTKAEPVTLPPTSTRLGDLSAGGQVSAAATSSIPTVVTDSSVATSLPNPVLPAVSDQFKAKFPFGGLLDSMQTSETSKLQQLVENIDKKMTDPNQCVICHRVLSCQSALKMHYRTHTGERPFKCKICGRAFTTKGNLKTHFGVHRAKPPLRVQHSCPICQKKFTNAVVLQQHIRMHMGGQIPNTPLPEGFQDAMDSELSYDEKNVDTLSNFDDDIDENSMEEDPELKDTASDSSKPLISYSGSCPSSPPSVISSIAALENQMKMIDSVMNCQQLTSLKSIENGSGESDHLSNDSSSAVGDLESQSAGSPAMSESSSSMQALSPVNSNSESFRSKSPGLSNQEEPQEIQLKTEKPDSPPPTNENGGALDLTSTNPGRPVIKEEAPFSLLFLNRERGPSQSTPSLVTSTAPTMIKMEVNGHSKPISLGEVPSLPAGIQVPAAPQTVMSPGITPMLAPPPRRTPKQHNCQSCGKTFSSASALQIHERTHTGEKPFGCTICGRAFTTKGNLKVHMGTHMWNNAPARRGRRLSVENPMALLGGDALKFSEMFQKDLAARAMNVDPNFWNQYAAAITNGLAMKNNEISVIQNGGIPQLPVSLGGGAIPPLSNLTSGMDKARTGSSPPIVSLDKASSETGASRPFTRFIEDNKEIGIN
- the SALL3 gene encoding sal-like protein 3 isoform X1: MSRRKQAKPQHLKSDEELQAEVVSEHAVPGEGADDGDSGNESRSGSEETNVCEKCCAEFFKWTDFLEHKKSCTKNPLVLIVNEDEPAPPPAEEFPDPSPASSPSDQAESEAAEEGVQAENNDSSEVKNTEKEEEPMEVETSAEKSFQNKSTSNTATPLPQIPEPSSVTSYNMPNTNVTLETLLSTKVAVAQFSQSARATASASISSGVTAVAIPMILEQLMALQQQQIHQLQLIEQIRSQVAMMNRQPLRPSLSQIVAAQAGPGQASNQLQGFATSAAVQLTAVIPSAIVGQATTGQPTAFDGSQHISRPTSGTSTPNISSSGSSALPESGVPSSSNAITSITPVSVSNALNSASQPQNASTPPSIGHGSLTSVSSLPNPLLPQTSSNSVIFPNPLVSIAATANALDPLSALMKHRKGKPPNVSVFEPKSSSEDPFFKHKCRFCAKVFGSDSALQIHLRSHTGERPFKCNICGNRFSTKGNLKVHFQRHKEKYPHIQMNPYPVPEYLDNVPTCSGIPYGMSLPPEKPVTTWLDSKPVLPTVPTSIGLQLPPTIPGVNSYGDSPSITPMSRSPQRPSPASSECTSLSPSLNTSESGVPAAAESPQPIQSGSSLTKAEPVTLPPTSTRLGDLSAGGQVSAAATSSIPTVVTDSSVATSLPNPVLPAVSDQFKAKFPFGGLLDSMQTSETSKLQQLVENIDKKMTDPNQCVICHRVLSCQSALKMHYRTHTGERPFKCKICGRAFTTKGNLKTHFGVHRAKPPLRVQHSCPICQKKFTNAVVLQQHIRMHMGGQIPNTPLPEGFQDAMDSELSYDEKNVDTLSNFDDDIDENSMEEDPELKDTASDSSKPLISYSGSCPSSPPSVISSIAALENQMKMIDSVMNCQQLTSLKSIENGSGESDHLSNDSSSAVGDLESQSAGSPAMSESSSSMQALSPVNSNSESFRSKSPGLSNQEEPQEIQLKTEKPDSPPPTNENGGALDLTSTNPGRPVIKEEAPFSLLFLNRERGPSQSTPSLVTSTAPTMIKMEVNGHSKPISLGEVPSLPAGIQVPAAPQTVMSPGITPMLAPPPRRTPKQHNCQSCGKTFSSASALQIHERTHTGEKPFGCTICGRAFTTKGNLKVHMGTHMWNNAPARRGRRLSVENPMALLGGDALKFSEMFQKDLAARAMNVDPNFWNQYAAAITNGLAMKNNEISVIQNGGIPQLPVSLGGGAIPPLSNLTSGMDKARTGSSPPIVSLDKASSETGASRPFTRFIEDNKEIGIN